One Lactobacillus sp. CBA3606 DNA segment encodes these proteins:
- a CDS encoding peroxiredoxin — MQVLSHDQPLDLVGEPLADGDQLPKFKVFTTHDEKLKTKDLLGKPVLFSVMPDIDTRVCSIQTRKFNQQADQYPGVRFLAISNNAIADQAGWCAKEGVKNLTVVSDEDLSFGYATNLYLPNNGTLTRAIYVADAAGKIVYHEIVPDLSHEPNYVAALDALKQFE; from the coding sequence GTGCAAGTATTATCTCATGATCAGCCGTTAGATTTAGTCGGGGAACCATTAGCCGATGGCGACCAATTGCCAAAATTTAAAGTATTTACGACCCACGACGAAAAGCTTAAAACCAAAGATTTATTAGGTAAACCAGTTTTGTTTAGTGTGATGCCGGATATTGATACCCGGGTTTGCTCAATCCAAACGCGGAAGTTTAACCAACAAGCTGACCAGTATCCAGGGGTCCGCTTCTTAGCCATTTCAAATAACGCGATTGCCGATCAAGCTGGCTGGTGTGCTAAAGAAGGCGTTAAGAATCTGACCGTGGTGTCAGATGAAGACCTTTCTTTTGGGTATGCAACCAACCTTTACTTGCCAAATAACGGGACATTAACCCGGGCCATCTATGTGGCTGATGCGGCCGGGAAGATTGTTTATCATGAAATCGTGCCTGATTTAAGTCATGAACCAAACTATGTGGCGGCTTTAGACGCCTTAAAACAATTTGAATAA
- a CDS encoding valine--tRNA ligase has product MSEEVTTDMPTKYDPTAVEAGRYQTWLDEDLFKPSGDKKAQPYSIVLPPPNVTGKLHLGHAWDTALQDIIIRQKRMQGYDTLWLPGMDHAGIATQAKVEAKLRKQGISRYDLGREKFVQQVWDWKDEYASVIKQQWSKLGLSLDYSRERFTMDEGVSAAVKKVFVTLYKKGLIYRGEYIINWDPQARTALSDIEVIHKDDQGAFYHVKYPFADQDYTFNGKHYIEIATTRPETMMGDTAVAVNPSDERYKELVGKQVILPLADREIPIIADAYVDPEFGTGMVKITPAHDPNDFKVGNRHDLKRINTMNEDASMNENAGKYVGMDRFEARKAMVKDLEAQDLMLKIDPIVHSVGHSERTGVQVEARLSTQWFVKMKPLAEQALKNQKTANKVDFVPDRFEETFNQWMENVHDWVISRQLWWGHQIPAWYNKKTGETYVDVEPPKDIENWEQDPDVLDTWFSSALWPFSTMGWPDEDAADFKRYFPTNTLVTGYDIIFFWVSRMMFQSLEFTGKRPFQHVLLHGLIRDEQGRKMSKSLGNGIDPMDVIQKYGADALRWFLSNGSTAGQDVRFSYTKMDAAWNFINKIWNASRYVIMNLGDMTAPTLPAKADWTLADKWILSRLNTTVKQVTATFEKFDFGEAGRALYNFIWNDFCDWYIEMSKATLTGDDAQAKQNTQNVLAYVLDQVLRLLQPIMPFVTEKIWLSMPHVGKSLMVAAYPVDHPEFDDATAETDMAALIELITAVRSIRAEANAKLSSAVDILVKTDSTRLQTVFKTNEDYIQRFAHPKSLSIGAAVVAPKLSMTQVISDAEVYMPLAELVDLNDEIAKLEKEQARFESEVTRATKKLGNERFVANAPAAVVASEQAKLADNKTKLAATKQRLIDIKAQA; this is encoded by the coding sequence ATGTCAGAAGAAGTTACGACTGATATGCCAACCAAATATGATCCGACTGCCGTGGAAGCGGGTCGGTATCAGACTTGGCTCGATGAAGATTTATTCAAGCCTTCGGGCGATAAAAAAGCACAACCTTATTCCATCGTTTTACCCCCACCCAATGTCACAGGTAAGTTACATTTAGGTCATGCTTGGGATACGGCGTTACAAGATATTATTATTCGCCAAAAACGGATGCAAGGCTATGATACGCTCTGGTTGCCGGGGATGGATCATGCTGGGATCGCCACGCAAGCTAAAGTTGAAGCTAAATTACGCAAACAGGGTATCAGTCGTTATGACCTGGGCCGAGAAAAGTTTGTGCAACAAGTTTGGGACTGGAAAGATGAATATGCCAGTGTTATTAAGCAACAATGGTCAAAACTAGGCTTGTCATTAGATTATTCACGTGAACGTTTCACGATGGATGAAGGCGTGTCAGCGGCTGTTAAAAAAGTCTTCGTGACCCTTTACAAAAAAGGCCTGATTTATCGGGGCGAATACATCATTAACTGGGATCCACAGGCGCGAACAGCCTTGTCGGATATTGAAGTTATTCATAAGGATGACCAAGGGGCCTTTTACCATGTGAAGTATCCCTTTGCAGATCAGGACTATACGTTCAATGGCAAGCACTATATTGAAATTGCGACGACGCGACCAGAAACCATGATGGGCGATACCGCCGTCGCGGTTAATCCAAGCGATGAACGCTACAAGGAACTTGTGGGTAAGCAAGTTATTTTGCCATTAGCAGACCGTGAAATTCCGATTATTGCGGATGCCTATGTTGATCCTGAATTTGGGACTGGGATGGTTAAAATCACGCCAGCACATGATCCGAATGACTTTAAAGTGGGGAATCGGCATGATTTAAAGCGGATTAATACCATGAATGAAGATGCTTCCATGAATGAAAATGCCGGTAAATACGTCGGCATGGATCGTTTTGAAGCGCGTAAGGCGATGGTTAAGGATTTGGAAGCCCAAGACTTAATGCTTAAGATTGACCCAATTGTGCATAGTGTTGGTCATTCTGAACGGACTGGGGTTCAAGTTGAAGCGCGGTTATCAACGCAATGGTTTGTGAAGATGAAGCCATTAGCTGAACAAGCGTTGAAGAATCAAAAAACCGCTAATAAAGTTGATTTTGTGCCCGATCGCTTTGAAGAGACGTTCAATCAATGGATGGAAAACGTCCATGACTGGGTTATCTCACGGCAACTTTGGTGGGGACATCAGATTCCTGCTTGGTACAATAAAAAGACTGGCGAAACCTACGTAGATGTTGAACCGCCAAAGGACATTGAAAACTGGGAACAAGATCCAGATGTGCTCGATACTTGGTTCTCAAGTGCACTCTGGCCATTTTCAACCATGGGCTGGCCGGATGAAGATGCTGCTGATTTCAAGCGATACTTCCCAACGAATACCTTAGTCACCGGTTACGATATTATCTTCTTCTGGGTTTCACGGATGATGTTCCAAAGCCTTGAATTTACTGGCAAACGGCCATTCCAACACGTCTTATTGCATGGCTTAATTCGTGATGAACAAGGACGTAAAATGAGTAAATCCTTAGGTAATGGGATTGATCCAATGGATGTTATTCAAAAGTATGGTGCGGATGCCCTCCGTTGGTTCCTATCAAATGGCTCGACCGCTGGGCAAGATGTGCGTTTCAGTTATACAAAGATGGATGCAGCTTGGAACTTCATTAACAAGATTTGGAATGCGAGCCGTTACGTCATCATGAACTTAGGTGATATGACCGCGCCAACCTTGCCCGCGAAAGCGGACTGGACCTTAGCAGATAAGTGGATTTTAAGTCGCTTGAATACGACGGTCAAACAAGTTACCGCGACCTTTGAAAAATTTGATTTCGGTGAAGCTGGTCGGGCCTTATATAACTTTATCTGGAATGACTTTTGTGACTGGTACATTGAAATGAGTAAGGCCACCTTAACGGGTGACGACGCCCAAGCAAAGCAGAACACGCAAAATGTTTTGGCTTATGTCTTGGATCAAGTGCTCCGCTTACTACAGCCAATCATGCCATTCGTTACCGAAAAGATCTGGTTATCCATGCCACACGTGGGTAAATCTCTCATGGTCGCCGCTTATCCAGTCGATCATCCCGAATTTGATGACGCCACTGCTGAAACAGACATGGCCGCTTTGATCGAATTGATTACCGCGGTTCGGAGTATTCGAGCTGAAGCTAACGCCAAGTTGTCATCAGCAGTTGATATTCTGGTTAAAACAGATAGCACGCGTTTACAGACGGTCTTCAAGACTAATGAAGATTATATTCAACGCTTTGCCCATCCGAAGAGCTTGTCAATTGGCGCAGCGGTGGTGGCACCGAAGTTGTCCATGACCCAAGTGATTAGTGACGCCGAGGTTTACATGCCATTAGCTGAACTGGTTGACTTAAATGATGAAATTGCGAAACTTGAAAAAGAACAAGCAAGATTTGAAAGTGAAGTCACTCGGGCAACTAAGAAGTTAGGCAACGAACGATTTGTGGCAAATGCACCAGCGGCTGTTGTCGCTAGTGAACAAGCTAAGTTAGCCGATAATAAGACTAAGTTAGCTGCTACGAAACAACGATTAATTGATATTAAAGCGCAAGCTTAA